The proteins below are encoded in one region of Lactuca sativa cultivar Salinas chromosome 3, Lsat_Salinas_v11, whole genome shotgun sequence:
- the LOC111884311 gene encoding uncharacterized protein LOC111884311, whose protein sequence is MASSDDSAATGKSSEVTDPPSKPLLSSYIDEFNQLHHSPPPSESDPSSSSHYPTNITYNHQSPRPIKDITFLILFLLFVISTFAFGIFASINKNPNSSSVSAFSYDISSDSCIKRRSSSVIGDRDLFLNLFRSDSDYILKNLILTLVITLILSIPISLFVLFSLKHYAKQLVYVSLPFFVIVPVFLDVYWFITCTINPTCSQDFPLAYRILVLVFVLLIIGLIVWIFVINWSRIELTVNIIRVSSGALSNNLGLFLVLPALILGLLVYYVPIVVFLVFARLNGEIVPREKQGKVFCVWKQDSWVPAYFALAILTMLWSATAMVEAQVYVISGTIAQWYFTKDDSKAKKPIRSSLRNAFGPSFGTICFSGLLIGIVRIVRAAVDTAANEDASGMVNLILRCFVNALLSAFEFLNKFTINFSAITGEAYCSSARLTYELLRRNLLSAVIVQTISTRLLAAIIFVLSAIYAIVVCVILNAASRLGVDSYFIAAMAFLVLIVVLGFLVNVLDNVIDTVYICYAIDRDKGEVCKQEVHEIYVHLPINRNHNPAYLNATTPLLV, encoded by the exons ATGGCCAGCTCCGACGACTCCGCCGCCACCGGTAAGTCCTCCGAAGTCACTGACCCTCCATCTAAACCTCTATTATCTTCCTACATCGATGAATTCAACCAGCTCCACCATTCGCCACCACCTTCCGAATCGGACCCATCGTCGTCATCTCACTATCCGACGAATATCACTTACAACCACCAATCCCCTCGCCCCATCAAAGACATCactttcctcatccttttcctcctTTTCGTCATCTCCACTTTCGCCTTCGGTATCTTTGCTTCAATcaataaaaaccctaattcttcctCCGTTTCTGCTTTTTCTTATGATATCAGTTCCGATTCTTGCATAAAACGCCGTAGCAGCTCAGTTATCGGGGATAGAGATTTGTTTCTTAATTTATTCCGGTCTGATTCTGATTATATCTTGAAGAATTTGATACTCACACTTGTAATTACTTTGATCTTAAGCATACCCATCTCTTTGTTTGTACTCTTTTCACTCAAACATTACGCCAAACAGTTGGTGTACGTTTCACTTCCCTTTTTCGTAATAGTCCCTGTGTTCCTAGACGTCTATTGGTTTATCACCTGTACCATTAATCCCACCTGTAGCCAAGATTTCCCTTTAGCTTACAGAATCCTAGTGCTGGTGTTTGTTCTTTTAATAATCGGGTTGATTGTGTGGATCTTCGTGATCAATTGGAGTCGAATCGAGTTGACTGTGAACATAATCAGGGTATCATCCGGCgctttgtccaacaacttaggGCTGTTCCTCGTTCTTCCCGCATTGATCCTTGGGTTGCTCGTTTACTATGTCCCAATCGTAGTGTTCTTGGTCTTTGCAAGGTTAAACGGCGAAATTGTTCCTAGGGAAAAACAAGGGAAGGTTTTTTGCGTGTGGAAACAAGATAGTTGGGTTCCAGCTTACTTTGCATTGGCGATTCTTACGATGTTATGGTCTGCAACTGCAATGGTGGAAGCACAAGTTTATGTAATCAGCGGAACCATCGCTCAGTGGTACTTCACAAAAGACGATTCAAAGGCCAAAAAACCCATACGAAGCTCCCTGAG AAACGCATTTGGCCCATCATTCGGAACAATATGTTTCTCTGGATTATTAATCGGTATTGTTCGAATCGTGCGAGCTGCTGTTGATACTGCAGCAAATGAAGACGCGAGCGGCATGGTTAACCTAATTCTACGATGCTTTGTCAACGCCTTACTTTCAGCCTTCGAATTTCTCAACAAATTCACCATAAATTTTTCCGCCATAACCGGTGAAGCTTATTGTTCATCTGCTAGGTTAACATATGAACTTCTAAGACGCAATCTTCTCTCAGCTGTTATCGTACAGACTATTTCCACTCGTTTGTTGGCTGCAATCATCTTTGTTCTGTCAGCAATCTATGCAATTGTG GTTTGTGTGATATTAAATGCGGCAAGTCGGCTAGGGGTAGATTCGTACTTTATAGCTGCAATGGCGTTTTTGGTGTTGATAGTGGTTCTTGGGTTTTTGGTGAATGTGCTGGATAATGTGATAGATACGGTTTATATATGCTATGCGATTGATAGAGATAAAGGGGAGGTGTGTAAGCAGGAAGTTCATGAGATTTATGTTCATCTGCCGATTAATAGGAATCATAATCCGGCGTATTTAAATGCTACAACTCCACTTCTTGTatga
- the LOC111884313 gene encoding peptidyl-prolyl cis-trans isomerase CYP21-1 — protein MYEKEEESESGMGGEISNLLRPRSFVILLIGLIFVFLAFSSFSQQEEDTVEEVHEITHRTFLDVDIDKQRLGRIVIGLYGEVVPKTVENFRALCTGEFGKGKSGKPLHYKGIPFHRIIPGFMIQGGDTVYGNGRGNESIYGGVFRDENFKIKHSQPGMIAMVNSGPDSNGAQFFITTVKAYWLDGEHVVFGKVIEGMDTVYAIEGGAGTYSGKPRKKVVIADSGEIPKTEWDVALQTTTAES, from the exons ATGtatgagaaagaagaagaatctgAATCAGGGATGGGTGGAGAGATCTCGAATCTACTTCGGCCGCGGTCCTTTGTTATCTTATTGATCGGTTTAATTTTCGTCTTCCTCGCGTTCTCATCGTTCTCTCAACAG GAGGAAGATACAGTGGAAGAGGTCCATGAAATCACCCACAGAACATTTTTGGATGTTGATATTGATAAGCAACGATTAG GAAGAATTGTCATAGGGTTGTATGGTGAAGTTGTACCAAAAACTGTTG AAAATTTCCGCGCTCTATGCACAG GGGAATTTGGCAAGGGTAAAAGTGGAAAACCACTCCACTATAAAGGAATACCTTTTCATCGTATTATACCCGGGTTCATGATCCAAGGTGGAGATACTGTTTATGGCAATGGGAGAGGAAACGAATCTATCTATGGTGGAGTCTTTCgtgatgaaaattttaaaatcaagCACTCTCAACCAG GTATGATTGCCATGGTCAATTCTGGACCAGATTCCAATGGTGCACAATTCTTCATCACTACCGTTAAGGCCTACTG GTTGGATGGGGAACATGTGGTGTTTGGAAAAGTTATCGAAGGGATGGATACAGTGTATGCGATCGAAGGGGGAGCAGGTACTTACAGTGGGAAACCAAGAAAAAAGGTGGTTATTGCGGATTCAGGCGAAATCCCAAAGACCGAGTGGGATGTTGCATTACAAACCACAACAGCTGAATCATAG